In Bacteroidales bacterium, a single genomic region encodes these proteins:
- a CDS encoding HAMP domain-containing histidine kinase, translated as MKKVQKSSTEMKKCHIHFPVKINTKNFESLLKEKYHISKKNDEIIFDFSNVNWCSIFELSLISLWIIELSEKYKKEIVFIKPQNNDVKHFLIQYEFNKFLASHNIENSLDDTIVLTGVYELISIPYFPLKFYTEKGFLNFFTFLSDEDNYDVIFNDLKTSAIGNSQFLRNIIIKEIGDNMYKHANGLFSNIIMSKYGKGITDKEILYKRTEAATANSIGNEKQFFKDLAGRDYFTIVISDKGPGIYKKLFEFGWKMDDTVNKNHSPSVEEIIKYAFQEYSSSRTKEERYGPLSDLFDNKLYEHFAPQLPGPTGLYQVLNIVKQNHGFIYVRSGASIVSYNFYGNTREGSITSFNRIKRIGKLTHFGGTQIKIHFPYDITYAQQLERYNRKYFPIQKKFKFPESDIIKNYRYVSITEYDVNNFVEPLIQKENIIRFQEHIKKHKSLNRNSQSGIILDLYNQENISSKVIYFFIGTLMDSQESNYSHVIINLSPILVPTLKTAFSNQENINTHSKPIILFDTNFHRHIIGVSNEEELLFNNLFHKEKFEEKKDIEFISKNDHLFYFDDSVGLKHNRSIIFQIAMLGIQNILQSQTLKTEYSIYNPSVKVLMPTGYYCEGYFQIFYLVENKLLRNLIKQWISYFIVRYKPNIIVSVSQNCIKIVDELYVDFNIRDKPIQALHFKIKSPLSLDKTVLFELGNEIKENNKVVVFTDVVATQKSISQILKRTIHASEIIMIAIVNATPGSEKSILINEKQILLKQFVRKSLKFYDKKPENWNNEVITNVDVTTNNLILKKHSSKGGIWNDYRKENFLNEYIINNQNFLIGHYEHDKTHLPVLFDIPNVCNQNSDVIAQVISNHFKSIYDFSKTGSELNNKILFLSDKSELNKVAVLISKSIYFTVEQINNKEITEINDYEGNEYLNSTLIFIDDAVDTGESVFKVIDYCYRKNAKNLFIYIFIKRGSDYYIRRISELEKYGNMRLFFNFLSEINIPTYNINQCPICKRKTEIDILIGKIEGQDELSQLTVFIKDYSSKLKARKFVDFKKTKYFIWNKIIQYSNEDFELRFILENAKHDSESREEIIHWFYTIDKNISKIKKLISLVARENLYFLFDSKYGTDEKRFIFKQNVILSCKKLAVKLSFLSENEYDGVLSVLRYLNEETFIDKLYSYINKTINNERFLLTLLMHIFLSKQSNILIQSISHSLNKVISEQNKKGSNINLSLLKQFLVWWEQNKIKKQDRILTVYFNLRREINHEITKHITSIKGYLNSPKKEQVSQINLYFSFLRDAIEKNIYRDLRELIEFDFCNKDIITRSEKLINKLADTFDYYMNAKIYFEQENDENIFLDSVSLILKQIDDIIYNKAQTSLSETLNMCITNLSDLWQHILKIRQAELNTAGITYNKLTVETPIVVFGDEPGIFSIFDNIIENIIIHSNATKLHCEIKIDKVKNEVNVFVVDNGVLPVGCKEGYGINNIIRNTTRYSNNPYELRKVSKKDIKFYNKFNTLNYVNFNQIVQI; from the coding sequence ATGAAAAAAGTACAAAAATCAAGTACAGAAATGAAAAAATGCCATATTCATTTTCCAGTTAAAATAAATACAAAAAATTTTGAATCTTTATTAAAAGAAAAATATCATATATCAAAAAAAAATGATGAAATAATATTTGATTTCTCAAATGTTAATTGGTGCAGCATATTTGAATTAAGTCTAATATCCCTTTGGATTATTGAATTATCTGAAAAATATAAAAAAGAAATAGTTTTTATTAAACCCCAAAACAATGATGTAAAACACTTTTTAATTCAATATGAATTTAATAAATTTCTTGCAAGTCATAATATAGAAAATTCCCTAGATGATACTATAGTTCTAACTGGAGTTTATGAGTTAATTTCTATTCCCTATTTCCCATTAAAATTTTATACAGAAAAAGGATTTCTGAATTTTTTCACATTCTTATCAGATGAAGATAATTATGATGTAATTTTTAACGATCTAAAAACTTCAGCTATTGGAAATAGCCAGTTCCTGAGAAATATCATTATAAAAGAAATAGGTGACAATATGTATAAACATGCTAATGGATTATTTTCAAATATTATCATGTCGAAATATGGAAAAGGTATAACAGATAAAGAAATTCTATATAAAAGGACAGAAGCTGCTACAGCAAATTCTATAGGAAATGAAAAACAGTTTTTTAAAGATTTAGCAGGAAGAGATTATTTTACAATTGTAATAAGTGATAAAGGACCTGGTATCTATAAAAAATTATTTGAATTTGGCTGGAAAATGGATGATACTGTTAATAAAAACCATTCCCCATCTGTAGAAGAAATAATAAAATATGCTTTTCAAGAATATTCCTCGTCAAGAACGAAAGAAGAAAGATATGGTCCACTTTCAGATTTATTTGATAATAAACTATATGAACATTTCGCACCACAACTTCCTGGCCCAACCGGATTATATCAAGTATTAAATATTGTTAAACAAAATCATGGATTCATTTATGTTCGAAGCGGAGCAAGCATTGTTTCATATAACTTTTATGGAAATACACGTGAAGGTTCAATTACTTCTTTCAATAGAATTAAACGTATAGGAAAACTAACTCATTTTGGTGGAACTCAAATTAAAATTCATTTCCCATATGATATTACTTATGCCCAACAATTAGAAAGGTATAACAGGAAATATTTTCCGATTCAGAAGAAGTTTAAATTCCCAGAATCAGACATTATTAAAAATTACAGATATGTCTCAATAACGGAATATGATGTAAATAATTTTGTTGAACCATTAATTCAAAAGGAAAACATAATTAGATTCCAAGAACATATCAAAAAACATAAAAGCTTAAACAGAAATTCTCAATCAGGTATTATTCTGGACCTTTATAATCAAGAAAATATCTCAAGTAAAGTAATTTATTTCTTTATTGGTACATTAATGGATAGTCAAGAAAGTAATTATTCACATGTTATAATTAACTTAAGTCCTATTCTTGTCCCTACTCTAAAAACAGCTTTTAGTAATCAGGAAAATATAAATACGCATTCTAAGCCAATCATTTTATTTGACACAAACTTTCACAGACATATTATTGGTGTTAGTAATGAAGAAGAATTACTTTTTAATAACCTGTTTCATAAAGAGAAGTTTGAAGAAAAAAAGGATATAGAGTTTATTTCAAAAAATGACCATTTATTTTATTTTGATGATTCAGTTGGACTTAAACATAATAGATCAATTATTTTTCAAATAGCAATGCTTGGTATCCAAAATATCCTCCAGTCTCAAACTCTTAAAACAGAATATTCAATTTATAATCCAAGTGTAAAGGTTTTAATGCCTACCGGATACTATTGTGAAGGATATTTTCAGATTTTTTATTTAGTAGAAAATAAATTATTAAGAAATCTTATCAAACAATGGATTTCATACTTTATTGTTAGATATAAACCAAATATTATTGTATCCGTTAGTCAGAACTGCATAAAAATAGTTGATGAACTTTATGTTGATTTTAATATTAGAGACAAGCCTATACAAGCCTTACATTTTAAGATTAAGTCTCCATTATCACTAGACAAAACGGTGTTATTCGAATTAGGTAATGAAATTAAGGAAAACAATAAAGTTGTAGTATTTACTGATGTTGTTGCAACTCAAAAGTCAATTTCTCAAATCCTTAAAAGAACTATTCATGCTTCAGAGATTATAATGATTGCTATAGTGAATGCTACTCCAGGTTCAGAAAAATCCATTCTTATAAATGAAAAACAAATTTTACTTAAACAATTTGTAAGAAAAAGCTTAAAGTTTTATGATAAAAAACCAGAGAATTGGAATAATGAAGTTATTACAAATGTTGATGTTACTACCAATAATTTAATTTTAAAGAAACATAGTTCAAAAGGTGGGATATGGAATGATTATCGAAAAGAAAACTTTTTGAACGAATATATTATTAATAATCAAAATTTTTTGATTGGACATTATGAACACGATAAAACACATCTACCAGTGTTGTTTGATATTCCAAATGTATGCAATCAAAATTCCGATGTAATAGCACAAGTTATATCAAACCATTTCAAATCAATTTATGATTTTTCAAAAACTGGCTCAGAATTAAACAACAAAATTTTATTTCTCAGTGATAAATCCGAATTAAATAAAGTAGCCGTTTTAATTTCAAAAAGCATTTATTTTACAGTCGAACAGATTAATAATAAAGAAATTACAGAAATCAACGACTATGAAGGTAACGAATATTTAAATAGCACCTTAATTTTTATAGATGATGCAGTTGATACTGGTGAAAGCGTTTTTAAAGTCATTGATTATTGTTATAGAAAAAATGCTAAGAACTTATTCATTTACATCTTTATAAAAAGAGGTAGCGACTACTATATTAGAAGGATATCTGAATTAGAAAAATATGGGAATATGAGATTATTCTTTAATTTCCTTTCAGAAATAAATATTCCAACTTATAATATAAATCAATGCCCAATATGCAAAAGAAAAACTGAAATTGATATATTAATAGGGAAGATAGAAGGACAAGATGAGTTATCCCAATTAACTGTTTTTATAAAAGATTATTCATCAAAACTTAAAGCGAGAAAATTTGTAGACTTCAAGAAAACCAAATATTTTATATGGAATAAGATTATTCAATATTCAAATGAGGATTTTGAACTTAGATTCATTTTAGAAAATGCGAAACATGACAGTGAATCAAGAGAAGAAATTATTCATTGGTTTTATACAATTGACAAAAATATTTCTAAAATAAAAAAACTAATATCCCTTGTAGCTAGAGAAAATTTATATTTTCTATTTGATTCAAAATATGGCACAGATGAAAAAAGATTTATCTTCAAACAGAATGTTATTCTATCCTGTAAAAAGCTTGCTGTAAAACTATCGTTTTTGAGTGAAAATGAATATGATGGAGTATTAAGTGTTCTAAGATATTTAAATGAAGAAACCTTCATTGATAAATTATATAGTTATATTAATAAAACTATTAATAATGAAAGATTTTTATTAACTCTTTTGATGCATATTTTTTTAAGCAAGCAATCAAATATTCTGATTCAAAGCATTTCACATTCTTTAAATAAAGTTATTTCAGAACAAAATAAAAAAGGATCAAATATAAACTTATCATTATTAAAACAATTTTTAGTTTGGTGGGAACAAAATAAAATAAAAAAGCAAGATAGAATTCTTACCGTTTATTTTAACTTGCGTCGTGAAATAAACCATGAAATTACAAAACATATTACCAGTATAAAAGGATATTTAAACAGCCCCAAAAAAGAACAAGTATCGCAAATTAATTTGTATTTTAGTTTTCTTCGCGATGCAATTGAAAAAAATATATATAGAGATTTAAGAGAATTAATTGAATTTGATTTTTGCAATAAAGATATTATTACAAGATCTGAGAAATTAATAAATAAACTTGCTGATACTTTTGATTACTATATGAATGCTAAAATTTATTTTGAACAGGAAAACGATGAGAATATTTTTCTTGATTCTGTTTCATTAATATTAAAACAAATAGATGATATAATTTATAATAAAGCCCAAACGTCATTAAGTGAAACACTTAATATGTGTATAACAAATTTATCAGACTTGTGGCAACATATATTAAAAATTCGACAGGCGGAATTAAATACAGCAGGAATAACTTATAATAAATTAACTGTTGAAACTCCTATTGTAGTTTTCGGTGATGAGCCAGGAATATTTTCAATTTTTGATAATATTATCGAAAACATCATTATTCATTCAAATGCTACAAAACTACATTGTGAAATAAAAATTGACAAAGTTAAAAATGAGGTAAATGTATTTGTTGTTGATAATGGAGTTTTACCTGTTGGCTGTAAAGAAGGATATGGAATAAATAATATTATACGAAATACGACTCGTTATTCAAATAATCCTTATGAATTAAGGAAAGTCAGTAAAAAAGATATTAAATTTTACAATAAGTTCAATACGTTGAATTATGTTAATTTTAATCAAATAGTACAAATATAA
- the thiL gene encoding thiamine-phosphate kinase, giving the protein MKEIKKSQTPISKLGEFALIDQLTKNIKIKNSSTIKGVGDDAAILDFKDKQVVVTTDLLLEGIHFNLIYTPLKHLGYKAAIVNFSDIYAMNAYPKQITVSIGISNRFSVEDIEELYSGINLACERYNVDLIGGDTSSSVTGLIISITAVGEVLKEKIVYRNTAKENDLVCVSGDLGAAYLGLQLLEREKEVFKQDSNIQPEFEGYDYILERQLKPEARKTIIDFFYKSDIKPTSMIDISDGLSSEIFHICKNSNVGCKIYEDKIPIDASTIKMAEEFNISPTTCALSGGEDYELLFTIPLEQSDIIKSFDGISIIGHITNKEKGINLIAQDGTNVPIIAQGWDAFM; this is encoded by the coding sequence ATGAAAGAAATAAAAAAATCACAAACACCAATTTCAAAATTAGGAGAATTTGCATTAATTGACCAATTGACAAAAAATATTAAAATAAAAAACAGTTCGACAATAAAAGGAGTTGGAGACGATGCTGCTATACTTGATTTCAAAGACAAACAGGTGGTTGTAACAACAGACCTTTTATTAGAAGGAATTCATTTTAATTTGATTTATACCCCACTTAAACATTTAGGTTATAAAGCAGCAATTGTAAATTTTTCAGATATTTATGCAATGAATGCTTATCCAAAACAAATTACCGTTTCAATTGGTATTTCCAACAGATTTTCGGTTGAAGATATTGAAGAATTATATTCAGGTATAAATCTTGCATGTGAAAGATATAATGTTGATCTCATAGGTGGCGATACAAGTTCTTCGGTTACAGGATTAATTATTAGTATTACTGCTGTTGGTGAGGTTTTAAAAGAAAAAATAGTTTACAGGAATACTGCAAAAGAAAACGACCTTGTTTGCGTTTCCGGTGATTTAGGTGCTGCATATTTGGGTTTACAACTTTTGGAAAGAGAAAAAGAAGTTTTTAAGCAAGATTCAAATATACAACCCGAATTTGAAGGATATGATTATATTCTCGAAAGACAATTGAAACCGGAAGCCAGAAAAACAATAATAGATTTTTTTTACAAATCAGATATAAAACCGACATCAATGATTGATATTTCCGATGGTTTGTCTTCAGAAATTTTTCATATATGTAAAAACTCAAATGTGGGTTGTAAAATCTACGAAGATAAAATCCCTATTGATGCATCAACTATAAAAATGGCAGAAGAATTTAATATTAGTCCTACAACATGTGCCTTAAGTGGTGGAGAAGATTATGAGCTTTTATTTACCATTCCGTTAGAACAATCAGATATTATAAAATCGTTTGATGGAATTTCAATTATCGGGCATATTACAAATAAAGAAAAAGGAATAAATCTTATAGCACAAGATGGAACTAATGTTCCAATAATTGCACAGGGATGGGATGCTTTTATGTAG
- a CDS encoding amidase, giving the protein MLTSKSYLSETANALRTNTIDVNEYVKQICKIIDTNEAKIQALLPENNRIERLLKEATELKKRFPDTTKRPPLFGVPVGIKDIIHVNRFETKAGSNLPSELFQGAEASVVTKLKNAGAIILGKTVTTEFAYFEPGPTRNPHNLKHTPGGSSSGSAAAVASGFTPLALGTQTIGSVTRPAAYCGIIGYKPTLGRIAKDGIIPFSVSADHVGMFTQDLNGLALTASIICNGWQTNFIEQNKKPVIGIVNGKYLKQATNEIIEYFEKIIEYLQKSGYTIIRLKAFENIEEINQKHKKMISAEFSIVHNEWFNTYEQLYKKATKDLILEGKNITIEELSKFRSGQVELRNNIEKQQKENKINIWLSPATTSPAPEGTNTGNPIMNLPWTYSGLPTITIPVGKTFNNLPVGLQFAGSFSEDEKLLGFVNEIYKNIKFEMGLDFM; this is encoded by the coding sequence ATGCTAACATCAAAATCATATCTGTCTGAAACGGCAAATGCTTTACGAACTAATACTATTGATGTAAATGAATATGTTAAGCAAATCTGCAAAATAATTGACACAAACGAAGCTAAGATACAAGCTTTACTTCCTGAAAATAATAGAATTGAAAGATTACTTAAAGAAGCAACAGAACTTAAAAAACGTTTTCCTGATACAACAAAACGCCCGCCTTTATTTGGTGTTCCTGTCGGAATAAAAGATATTATACATGTAAATCGTTTTGAAACAAAAGCAGGTTCAAACTTGCCTTCTGAACTTTTTCAAGGAGCAGAAGCATCGGTAGTAACAAAATTAAAGAACGCAGGAGCAATTATTCTCGGAAAAACTGTTACAACGGAATTTGCATATTTTGAGCCGGGACCAACAAGAAATCCTCATAATTTGAAACACACACCGGGAGGTTCAAGTAGTGGTTCGGCAGCAGCGGTTGCGAGTGGGTTTACTCCTTTGGCTTTAGGCACACAAACCATAGGCTCGGTTACCCGCCCTGCGGCATATTGCGGAATTATAGGTTATAAACCAACATTAGGACGTATTGCAAAAGATGGAATAATACCTTTTTCTGTATCTGCTGATCATGTAGGAATGTTTACCCAGGATCTAAACGGACTTGCTCTTACTGCTTCAATAATATGCAATGGATGGCAAACGAATTTTATTGAACAAAATAAAAAACCTGTTATTGGAATTGTTAATGGGAAATATTTAAAACAAGCCACAAACGAAATCATAGAATATTTTGAAAAAATTATTGAGTATTTGCAAAAATCCGGTTATACAATAATCAGATTAAAAGCTTTTGAGAATATTGAGGAAATTAATCAAAAACATAAAAAAATGATATCTGCTGAGTTCTCAATTGTTCATAATGAATGGTTTAACACTTATGAGCAATTATATAAAAAAGCAACAAAAGACTTAATTCTTGAAGGTAAAAACATAACAATTGAAGAACTATCGAAATTTCGTTCGGGGCAAGTAGAATTACGAAATAATATTGAAAAACAACAAAAAGAAAACAAAATAAATATTTGGTTAAGTCCTGCTACTACAAGCCCTGCTCCCGAAGGAACAAACACAGGAAATCCTATAATGAACTTACCATGGACATATTCGGGTTTACCTACAATTACAATTCCTGTAGGAAAAACCTTTAACAATTTACCTGTTGGCTTGCAATTTGCTGGTTCATTCTCCGAAGATGAAAAACTCTTAGGCTTTGTAAATGAAATTTATAAAAATATAAAATTTGAGATGGGTTTAGATTTTATGTAA
- the sufB gene encoding Fe-S cluster assembly protein SufB — translation MKKEQDKILNDITQNEYKYGFVTNIETETIPKGLNENVIRIISAKKNEPQFMLDFRLKAYKYWKTLEMPKWAHLNIPEINFQDIIFYAAPKQQESPDSIDEVDPELRKTFDKLGIPLEEQKILSGVAVDAVMDSVSVKTTFKKTLAEKGIIFCSFSEAVLNHPELIKKYMGSAVPYTDNYFAALNSAVFSDGSFCYIPKGVKCPMELSTYFRINAANTGQFERTLIVAEEDSYVSYLEGCTAPQRDENQLHAAIVEIIVNKNAGVKYSTVQNWYPGDKNGKGGIFNFVTKRAICKGENSKISWTQVETGSAITWKYPSCVLLGDNSVGEFFSVAVTNNYQQADTGTKMIHIGKNTKSTIISKGISAGNSNNSYRGLVKVVKKAENARNFSQCDSLLLGDKCGAHTFPYIETYNSSSIVEHEATTSKVGEDQIFYCNQRGISTEDAIGLIVNGYAKEVINKLPMEFAVEAQKLLQISLEGSVG, via the coding sequence ATGAAAAAAGAACAGGATAAAATATTAAATGATATTACTCAAAACGAATATAAGTACGGATTTGTTACAAATATTGAAACAGAAACAATACCTAAAGGATTAAACGAAAATGTTATCAGGATAATTTCGGCTAAGAAAAATGAACCTCAATTTATGCTTGATTTTCGACTAAAAGCATATAAATATTGGAAAACTCTCGAAATGCCTAAATGGGCACATTTGAATATCCCTGAAATAAATTTTCAGGATATAATTTTTTATGCTGCACCAAAACAACAAGAAAGTCCTGATTCAATTGATGAAGTTGATCCTGAATTGCGAAAAACTTTTGATAAACTCGGAATTCCTCTTGAAGAACAAAAAATTCTTTCAGGTGTTGCTGTTGATGCCGTTATGGATAGTGTTTCAGTTAAAACTACATTTAAAAAAACGCTTGCAGAAAAAGGAATTATTTTCTGTTCATTCAGTGAAGCAGTACTAAATCATCCTGAGCTTATAAAAAAATATATGGGAAGTGCTGTTCCATATACAGATAATTATTTTGCAGCTCTAAATTCCGCTGTTTTTAGTGATGGTTCGTTCTGCTATATTCCAAAAGGAGTAAAATGTCCAATGGAACTATCAACTTATTTCAGGATAAATGCAGCTAACACAGGGCAATTTGAACGAACATTAATTGTAGCCGAAGAAGATAGTTATGTTAGTTATCTTGAGGGATGCACAGCCCCGCAAAGAGATGAAAATCAGCTACATGCAGCAATAGTTGAAATAATTGTAAATAAAAATGCAGGCGTTAAATATTCAACTGTACAAAATTGGTATCCGGGAGATAAAAATGGTAAAGGAGGAATTTTTAATTTTGTTACTAAAAGAGCAATCTGTAAAGGAGAAAATTCAAAAATATCATGGACACAAGTTGAAACAGGTTCTGCAATAACATGGAAATATCCAAGTTGTGTGTTATTGGGAGATAATTCTGTTGGCGAATTTTTTTCTGTTGCTGTTACAAATAATTATCAGCAAGCAGATACAGGAACAAAAATGATACATATTGGGAAAAATACTAAGAGTACAATTATTTCAAAAGGGATATCAGCAGGAAACAGTAATAATAGTTACAGAGGTTTGGTAAAAGTTGTAAAAAAAGCAGAAAATGCAAGAAATTTTTCACAGTGTGATTCTTTGTTATTAGGCGATAAATGTGGAGCACATACATTTCCATATATTGAAACCTATAATAGTTCTTCAATTGTTGAACATGAAGCAACAACATCAAAAGTCGGGGAAGACCAGATATTTTATTGTAATCAAAGAGGTATATCTACAGAAGATGCTATAGGGTTAATAGTTAATGGTTATGCAAAGGAGGTAATTAACAAGCTACCTATGGAATTTGCAGTAGAAGCCCAAAAATTATTACAGATTAGCCTTGAAGGAAGTGTGGGATAA
- a CDS encoding SPOR domain-containing protein yields MLNKYVVELLKDNTRVIIPDFGAFMTKFKPGVDKDSKDLADRIITFNDFLKYNDGLLINHIIKTEKINKEEATKKVKEYIKTIEKEFNNEKPFTIEGLGNLFVDDKGSIKFSIEGDTKSKEPKKPVEKETVKTKDIKEEPKKVTVKKEDKKPIETKKEDKTQVDVSKDVSKILGTKKETPIPKKDEKVIKKPIAVQKPAKKVVKTTSGTKKVDKKIIIWSAAGVVLIAVIILAVLKIDFIKDQYAKITKKDQVIEKEPVVEKKSIALIDTLTKEKKDSIAAIIQDTVKEKEVVKEEPKPKVITKKYYVVAGCFKVENNAYNFVKTLNEKGYNSEMFAKRSDFYTVSFNAYDTWKEAVNELNIITNEKGQQAWILYY; encoded by the coding sequence ATGCTTAACAAATATGTAGTTGAATTATTAAAAGATAATACAAGGGTAATAATACCGGATTTTGGAGCATTTATGACAAAGTTTAAACCGGGAGTAGATAAAGATTCAAAAGACCTTGCTGACAGAATCATTACCTTTAATGATTTTTTAAAATATAATGATGGTTTGCTTATTAATCATATAATTAAAACGGAAAAAATAAACAAAGAAGAAGCTACAAAAAAAGTAAAGGAATATATAAAAACAATTGAAAAAGAATTTAATAATGAGAAACCTTTTACTATTGAAGGATTAGGAAATTTGTTTGTTGATGATAAAGGTAGTATTAAATTTTCAATAGAGGGAGATACGAAAAGCAAAGAACCAAAAAAACCTGTTGAAAAAGAAACAGTTAAAACAAAAGATATAAAAGAAGAACCAAAAAAAGTAACAGTTAAAAAGGAAGATAAAAAACCAATAGAAACAAAAAAAGAAGATAAAACGCAAGTCGATGTAAGTAAGGATGTTTCAAAAATTCTTGGAACTAAAAAAGAAACACCTATTCCAAAAAAGGATGAAAAAGTAATTAAAAAACCTATTGCAGTACAAAAACCCGCAAAAAAAGTTGTAAAAACAACATCAGGCACTAAAAAGGTAGATAAAAAAATAATTATTTGGTCAGCAGCTGGAGTTGTTCTAATTGCGGTTATTATTTTAGCTGTGCTTAAAATAGATTTTATTAAAGACCAATATGCAAAAATAACGAAAAAAGATCAGGTAATTGAAAAAGAACCCGTTGTTGAGAAAAAAAGTATTGCATTAATTGATACTTTAACAAAAGAAAAAAAAGATTCTATTGCAGCAATCATTCAGGATACTGTTAAAGAAAAAGAAGTAGTTAAAGAAGAACCTAAGCCTAAAGTAATAACAAAAAAATATTATGTTGTTGCAGGATGTTTTAAAGTTGAAAATAATGCTTACAATTTCGTTAAAACATTAAATGAAAAAGGCTATAACTCTGAAATGTTCGCCAAAAGAAGTGATTTTTATACAGTCTCCTTTAACGCATATGATACTTGGAAAGAAGCTGTAAACGAACTAAATATTATTACCAACGAAAAAGGACAACAAGCCTGGATATTGTATTATTGA
- the sufC gene encoding Fe-S cluster assembly ATPase SufC, whose translation MLSIKNLYVEIEGNEILKGINLEVKAGEVHAIMGPNGSGKSTLAMILAGREMFHVTKGEIIYEGENLLELSPEDRAKKGIFLGFQYPIEIPGVSMVNFMKTAVNEHRKYKGLKPLSSSDFLKLMKEKKNLVEITSQLTNRSVNEGFSGGEKKRNEIFQLAMLEPKLAILDETDSGLDIDALKIVANGVNKLKTKDNASIIITHYQRLLDYIVPDIVHVLYDGRIVKTSGKELALELEEKGYDWIKKEFAE comes from the coding sequence ATGTTAAGTATAAAAAATTTATATGTAGAAATCGAAGGAAACGAAATTCTTAAGGGAATAAACCTTGAAGTAAAAGCAGGAGAAGTACATGCAATTATGGGACCAAACGGCTCTGGGAAAAGCACACTTGCTATGATTTTAGCAGGTAGAGAAATGTTTCATGTTACTAAAGGAGAAATCATTTATGAGGGTGAAAATCTTTTAGAATTATCTCCTGAAGACAGAGCAAAAAAAGGAATTTTTCTTGGTTTTCAATATCCGATTGAAATTCCTGGGGTTAGTATGGTAAATTTCATGAAAACAGCAGTAAATGAACATAGAAAATATAAAGGATTAAAGCCTTTATCTTCCTCAGATTTTTTAAAACTAATGAAGGAAAAGAAAAATTTAGTTGAAATTACTTCACAGCTTACTAACCGTTCTGTTAATGAAGGTTTTTCGGGTGGTGAAAAGAAAAGAAATGAAATTTTTCAACTAGCAATGCTTGAACCTAAATTAGCAATATTAGACGAAACAGATTCAGGATTGGATATTGATGCTCTTAAAATTGTTGCAAACGGTGTGAATAAATTAAAAACAAAAGACAACGCAAGCATTATCATTACACATTATCAAAGATTATTAGACTATATAGTTCCTGACATCGTTCATGTTCTTTATGATGGACGTATTGTCAAAACCAGCGGAAAAGAACTCGCTCTTGAACTGGAAGAAAAAGGTTATGATTGGATAAAAAAGGAATTTGCTGAATAA